A genomic window from Silene latifolia isolate original U9 population chromosome 11, ASM4854445v1, whole genome shotgun sequence includes:
- the LOC141614032 gene encoding uncharacterized protein LOC141614032, giving the protein MLLGPQMIYDMIDQVHIILEKMRAAQDRQKSYADLRRNEIEFAVGDKVLLKVSPMKGVIGFGKRGKLSQKFIGPYEILSRFREVAYRLALPPALDRVHNIFHVSQLRKYISDPSHVLEAEMIELDDALTNVEMPKEILDRKIRKTRRGDGICESIMV; this is encoded by the coding sequence ATGTTGTTGGGGCCTCAAATGATCTATGATATGATTGACCAAGTCCATATAATTCTAGAGAAGATGAGGGCAgcacaagataggcaaaagagttatgctgacTTGAGGAGAAATGAAATTGAATTTGCGGTAGGAGATAAGGTTCTACTCAAGGTTTCACCCATGAAGGGGGTAATTGGATTTGGGAAAAGAGGCAAgttgagccaaaagttcattggtcCCTATGAGATATTGAGTAGATTCAGGGAAGTGGCCTACCGTTTAGCACTTCCCCCGGCCTTGGACCGAGTTCACAACATCTTTCATGTGTCTCAATTGCGTAAATACATAAGTGACCCTTCACATGTACTTGAGGCGGAGATGATCGAGTTGGATGATGCCTTAACAAATGTGGAAATGCCCAAAGAGATCTTAGACCGGAAGATAAGGAAGACAAGACGGGGAGACGGCATTTGTGAAAGTATTATGGTCTAA